Proteins encoded in a region of the Desulfocurvus vexinensis DSM 17965 genome:
- a CDS encoding B12-binding domain-containing radical SAM protein, which produces MREKPLVALIYPPWLEERTHTEDVACVPMGTYAVAAALIEAGCDARVLDWHALRGQPEAMREELRALAPDVVGVTVLQANRFGAMDAARLARELDPGVRVVFGGVGATALWAFFLEHCPQLDAVALGEGDLTMPELVRAWQAGADPACVPGLALRGPDGPVVTAPRAPVADLDSLPIPARHFTYQHLSLTRGCPGRCTFCGSPAFWGPRVRFRSPGHFVDEMELLAARGVTHLYVSDDTFTLDRERVRAVCREILARGLDVEWQAISRVNAVDDQTLALMRRAGCIQISFGVESGDDAIRAALNKNVRREDAVRAFALCRKYGILARAYFIYGCPGESEATIRATLDLIAELRPLVVHFFILSVFPGTELYERFKAATGAADSIWLDPVEDIKHFELDPAQDLDTVAAWGQALRAGFHAMLPGFALGAADDLAPDPELARLHADFLARLGMTFERGDYARDPQVPRAQEIAAQLYARALEFHPDATAALGLGLMLQRQRDYGASVRALALGLTANPGHEGLSLALAVALMNCGDFERACAFLAPFGGNPQAMDYLALCHRHLGHPEREAQALAHARALRQGRPVPGAGGGGGAIAGKPDPQG; this is translated from the coding sequence ATGCGCGAGAAACCCCTGGTCGCCCTGATCTACCCGCCCTGGCTGGAGGAGCGCACGCACACCGAGGACGTGGCCTGCGTGCCCATGGGCACCTACGCCGTGGCCGCCGCGCTCATCGAGGCCGGGTGCGACGCCCGCGTGCTGGACTGGCACGCCCTGCGCGGCCAGCCCGAGGCCATGCGCGAGGAACTGCGCGCCCTGGCGCCCGACGTGGTCGGCGTCACCGTGCTGCAGGCCAACCGCTTCGGGGCCATGGACGCCGCGCGCCTGGCCCGCGAGCTGGACCCGGGCGTGCGCGTGGTCTTCGGCGGGGTGGGCGCCACGGCGCTGTGGGCCTTTTTCCTGGAGCACTGCCCGCAGCTGGACGCCGTGGCCCTTGGCGAGGGCGACCTGACCATGCCCGAGCTGGTGCGCGCCTGGCAGGCCGGGGCGGACCCGGCCTGCGTGCCCGGCCTGGCCCTGCGCGGGCCGGACGGCCCCGTGGTCACGGCCCCGCGCGCGCCCGTAGCCGACCTGGACAGCCTGCCCATCCCGGCGCGGCACTTCACCTACCAGCACCTGTCCCTGACCCGGGGCTGCCCCGGGCGCTGCACCTTCTGCGGCTCGCCCGCCTTCTGGGGCCCCCGGGTGCGCTTCCGCTCGCCGGGCCATTTTGTGGATGAGATGGAGCTGCTGGCCGCCCGGGGCGTCACGCATCTCTACGTCAGCGACGACACCTTCACCCTGGACCGCGAGCGCGTGCGCGCCGTGTGCCGCGAGATCCTTGCCCGCGGGCTGGACGTGGAGTGGCAGGCCATCTCGCGGGTCAACGCCGTGGACGACCAGACCCTGGCGCTGATGCGCCGCGCGGGCTGCATCCAGATCAGCTTCGGTGTGGAGTCCGGCGACGACGCCATCCGCGCGGCCCTGAACAAGAACGTGCGCCGCGAGGACGCCGTGCGCGCCTTTGCCCTGTGCCGCAAATACGGCATCCTGGCCCGGGCCTATTTCATCTACGGCTGCCCCGGCGAGAGCGAGGCCACCATCCGCGCCACTCTGGACCTCATCGCCGAGCTGCGGCCCCTGGTGGTGCATTTCTTCATCCTGTCCGTGTTTCCGGGCACGGAGCTGTACGAGCGCTTCAAGGCCGCCACGGGCGCCGCCGACTCCATCTGGCTCGACCCCGTGGAGGACATCAAGCACTTCGAGCTGGACCCCGCCCAGGACCTGGACACCGTGGCCGCCTGGGGCCAGGCCCTGCGGGCCGGGTTCCATGCCATGCTGCCCGGCTTCGCCCTGGGCGCGGCGGATGACCTTGCGCCGGACCCGGAGTTGGCTCGGCTGCACGCCGACTTCCTGGCCCGCCTGGGCATGACCTTCGAGCGCGGGGACTACGCCCGCGACCCCCAGGTGCCGCGCGCCCAGGAAATCGCCGCCCAGCTCTACGCCCGGGCCCTGGAGTTCCACCCCGACGCCACCGCCGCCCTGGGCCTGGGGCTCATGCTCCAGCGCCAGCGCGACTACGGCGCCTCGGTGCGCGCCCTGGCCCTGGGCCTGACGGCCAACCCCGGCCACGAGGGCCTGTCCCTGGCCCTGGCCGTGGCGCTCATGAACTGCGGCGATTTCGAGCGCGCCTGCGCGTTCCTGGCGCCCTTCGGCGGCAACCCCCAGGCCATGGACTACCTGGCCCTGTGCCACCGCCACCTGGGCCACCCCGAGCGCGAGGCCCAGGCCCTGGCCCACGCCCGGGCCCTGCGCCAGGGCCGCCCCGTGCCCGGGGCGGGCGGCGGGGGCGGCGCCATCGCCGGAAAGCCGGACCCCCAGGGCTAG